cctctctttttttgttaaattttatattattaaaaataaataatcacattaaacatataacaaaaaaattagatttttcttatatgttatatttgaatttcttaaaacatttataaatcacTAAATTTCGTTAAAGTCccaaattgaaaattttgtaatcaataattgttttttgttcAATCAAGATAAAAACGATAAATCGTATGAATATGAAGTCTCACTAATAGATAttcagattatatatatatcatttaaattaaattatctactatataaaaatatataaatatgttaatttcaaaatttgcattgaaaaattattatatatatataagttaaattaaactatgtataacataaaaatacataaatatattagttttgaattttgcACTGAAAATtattgagaaaatattttaatttttaaatttgcattgaaaaaatATCACATCAAAAATTTTGGATTAATGATTTAATTCTTTTGTTACagcaaatataaaaatgttaacaaAACTATACCAGCAGGAAGACTtaatagtaaattttaatattaaaatatactatatatctatgcCGATACCATTGAAATTTAATTacataccatataaaataaataattttttttattttgatttatttaccgTAAAAATATTGCAAATAAACAAGAAGTATTATTTTGAGCTATGTGATTACTCTAGTCCTATATATATTAACTGAAAGACAATTGATTTCTCTAGCAgttataagatattattaattaatattttttgaaaatcttaCAAAAGATCGATACAACGaagatttatttaaaagttattgAAATCATCTAACGAGAATGTGGGTTGGTGCTTTCATATCCCTAACCCCCTTTTTCTTCGTCCCAACACCGACATAGAATAATCTAGGAATGTCGATTGACAATCTGAAATAGTAACGTTTTCTTTAGTTCAGCccattgtttttcttaaatagGTGTGTAAcaatttttaatgattataaaatatagaatatgaCATTAGAGTTTTGCGATGATTCATCTTCAAATTCTTCATCTATTCAaataataaagatatatatttcacatgagagtttaaatatatatgatatgagaattagtatcaatattatttaacatttttatatgtatttgttattactttttggttttatattttaattttataagataaatatgattaatatagaAACTATATTTTCTTACATAAGAAAAGTAGAAATCAtccatatatattaaatataaaaactaccAAACTTATGAGTTAACTCATGttcattaaaaattattcatataATTCGTGATCTAATTTAAATTCGATCATTAAacttattatttaaataaatctaaaaaatagaaattatgcTCATAAAAATCAAGATGAACTGATCGCGAACTATAAGTCATTTTTGTTACAGCTACTTATTAGTAATATGCGGAAAAAAAGAGAATACCACGTGACCAATAATGACTAGGTTCCACCGAACTGTACCATATAAAATCAATCCATGTTTTCTAACCTTGTTTAGATTGTATGAATGGATGGGAGACCCGTACTAACCTTACTAAAGCTATTTCCAACTTAACTCTAAAATACAATTTCGgtgtaattatataattttgtttagtttagcgtaaaattataatattgcactaaaataatatatttttaagtgttagattaaaaaaattagtgtcAAAATCACATTGAATAGTGTTTTACCATTAAAATggagataattttttttaatattgaaatCACACTAAATAATGGCTATTTGCAAAATTGATCCGAAACTCAAAATCAAACACAAAATTACTATACAcaaaaataaacacatataggtaaaaaaatttatttttcaaaaaagtatTTAAGCTTTCCTAAATTTAACCCTAAGAATACATACAACAATACAACATATGTTGCCAAACtctaaaccaaagaatatcacGATTCACTACTTTCACTTGTCTATATTGAaaactagggtcggcccgccctacgggcgggatatattTTACTTGTGATTTCGATTATAAATTTCTTGTATGATTTGTAGTTTGTGTTTTAGATTTACATTTGCAAAAGATAATATgaaatatactatttttaatataaaattaaccaAACAAGTAATTTTTACTATTAGCATAATTGtactctccctctctctctctctcttcacttTACAAATGGGTTAGTAatcgaaaaatatataaatatcagttAAATAGTATTTCAAAATGTTTAGTTTACTTAAAATTTAAggtgatattatttttattgtgtatgttttgttattcttattatagattatatatatcttaatactattaaaatgtTCATGAATACATAATAGTTTTAGATATGTTCTTTGTTTATTCTATTGTAATTATGATAGttttgataataaataaaataatttaaaatacaaaaatcttagattgtcttttttttcttatttctcttTTGGCTGTGAGTCACAGCCTGTGaccattaaaataagaaaaatccATGAGATACACTATTTAATAAATGGATTCCTCTacttttttatgaaatattataattaaaaagttatttattttaaattatattatgtccTTTTACcaacttttttaatatatattttatattttatttctaactGATTGTCTAAATCTTTGTTTTGATTATGTAATAATCATTGGGTGTGGTTCCActattttgtttcttattaaTTTCTCCAAGCTTCAGCTTTGTTactaaaaaagaagaaaatatatatgagatatttatttcttttttttttgttagaagaGTTCAATAAAACATAGAAAAATATTGttgctttttgtttttctgAATGTTCTTTATCTATCTTTGACATTTctgtttttatattatcttaattttcattaaacatttattgcttatttcttgttatttttcatttttaaactttttaaaaatttatgttttgattatgaTTGAATACTTGATTGTGGTTTGCgacttttgattttttattaattttttaaacttgaTTTTGGTAACTAAAAAATAATGTGAAAATCAGTTTTTGGTTAAAGTTGGTTTAATGAAATGTAAATATCAATATAATAAAGGAATTAtgtattattttcaaatattttgaattatactATGTAAATTCACCAAACTATCATTTGttgaaagaaaatgattttaatttttgtggaaGGAAAATGAAATATTGATTAGAAACGGATTGCTAGTGTTTTTGTATTCGTTTGTCTTTTCTGAATTATAGGATGAGCTTTGGAAGAACTTAGCAGCTCTCTATACAATGAGCATTAAATCAAAGGGAACTACACAGATACAACAGAGAATTTTTCGCTATGCCATTCAACTTTGTGGCCCACTACGTATGTTCTTCGATTGAAGATGTATCTGCTTCCATCAACCAATAGAGGATCAACTCCCATCAGCTTTCCATCTTTCTTCACATTCCCAGTTCTCCACCAACCAGCCTTGAACTAAAAGAAATAAAGCTGTTGATTTACCATTTTTGGAATTTTCACAAAAAGCTTTTAACGATTTTGAGATTGGGCTATTTTCCAATCAGACTCgtgtttcctcttcttccttttactcttttcatcttcttctttttgttgtttttcttcttcattgaGATTGAAGCAGAGTATCTCAGATAATGTGGGTGGCTAGATAATTCTCTAAATCTCTAAGTTTACAAAACACAGTGTATCATCAATCATGGAAGAATGAAAAAATCCTGATTTCAGATCATATTAATGGATGCTCAATATTACTTGGAAAGCATTGCCTAGATTACTCGAAAGCAGAGACAAAGTATGAGAAATGGAGTCAACCCCTTTAAGCAAAAGCATCGAATCATTGATGGTTGAGATTCTAAAGAATTTTTGGTAACCGCGATGAAGCTTCAAATGTTCTGTTAAAACAGAGAGGACTTGATAAACCAATTCTCATGACAGAGAAAAAAGCCATGCTTTTTCTTGATCAAGCTCCCACTTATCAATCTTAGAAGAGAAAAGTCATTTTTTAAAGATGAGAACACTCACCTGATCAAAAACAGGGTATATGTAATCTGCGACCTGAATTTCTACATTTTCTCGATTTCCGTGTTAAAACCAAACACCAATAGATCTGAATTTCTAAAGCATCCAAGAACACAACATTGCTGCTAGACCTGTAACATTCAATGATGCCTTGAATCCAATAAGACAACCCGGTCAAAAGCTTATATGAATAGATAATCAAGAACAATAAGTCTAACCCAAAACACATGTAGGTAAAAAGGTGAAGGATTCAAAAAAGTAGATACTTGCTCATTGAGAGGAGTGTTAAAGATGCACCATGTGTTTGAGTTTGAGCAACGCTCTGCTTTCAAGTTAGCGAAAAGAACATATGAAGCCGACATATCTAAAGGTGATGTGTAAGTAGTTTAGGCTTGTAGCTTGTAAGTCTGAACTGTGTAAGCAGGAGTCGCAAGAGTTCTCCCCTCGATGACGGACGAACACTTACCGGACTTCAAATCAGAGAAaaaaacccttggataaaccgtGAAAATATAAGAATTGCGAAGAGAGGATGAGTTCAAGGGGAGAAATCTAACACATTTTTATACTGAAATCTAATAGCTTCAAAGATACATCGTGGATGAGGGAATTAATACGATTGAAGATGAAGCCATAAATGGACAGTTTCAAACATGAGATGGAGCTCAAACGTCATCATCTGCGGCCGCACGAAGAGAAAGTCGATCTGCATGTTTTCTCCAAAGTCGTCATATGATCGGGGAGACGCCGCCTTCATTCTCTTGTGGGCCAGAAAATTTACCAGATCACTCAACATGCGAGCAAAGCCCAAGATATCAGCAAGTTATTGATACAGTGCGTGTTGAGGGTCTTGGACACGTGTCAACACGGCGTGAAACGAATTTTTGAGCTGGACTTTGATGTGTCACCAGGATAGAAACAACCtttctttatagtaatagataatttaattttattatatattaatttatatcacttaaaacTGTTTATAGTTAcgtgattttaattttttacttatcaaaatattttttacaaaatttataaattatttttaagatcaactaTACTAGAAGACTTCCTTGAACGTcgtctagacgacttataatatcCCAGAAGACTCGGAAGACTTTCTGAGActatattcataaaaattagttctgattttttgtttggtcacaaaAAACTGGTTGTAATTTCACAAGTTTTAAggttaattttgaatttaattcAAGTTTgggtatatttttatatttaaaatcaagtaTTGAGTCATATTTGGCAAATCTCctctaaaataatatgattttaacaCTGTCATAATAGTATGGGTTAGAAATGCTCTAGAGTACCAACTAGAGGGGAAAATAACGAGTGCAATCGCCCCACGATTTAAAACTGTATCCATCTGTGTTATAATTTGAGTTATAGATACTTTCTTATATATacctattttatataaaattacatatttttagaaaaattaatagTAAGGAACCAAAaaacttttatgttttctttttattataaaattttattctaaaatttataaagttaaaatataagttttagaAAGTCCAATTTTTTTCTCcccaaaaatacataaatttattgAGACGGCCGTGCTCGTTTTGTATACAGCAACTTACCTTTACACGCGCACACactcatatatacatatagctTTTAACGacaaactagatcttgatccgtgcgaccgtacgggtattaattttctgttttagttttttatttatttatactaaatgatgtatttgtaatacttgatcgttttacattgactacgttagggatgtgtatttggatacccactgaTTCCGTTAAAATCCATTTGAGTTTGAGATTTcagagtttaaagatttcagcaacattcaaatatttataaattttggtttcggtttgattcagatatttccgggttcggttcgaatacaaataacccgtttgaattattttaaaattttcaaaatttatatatactttaaatttctcaaaacatataaatttgagtaatgtaagccaaaatatctaaattaaaaattaaaaaacaggttgaacttcaatatttggatgaagaataaatatatatgttaaatatttttggtgtttgattattgtttatctactttatatgtttacttttgactattttttatattttcaaatagtttagacaactttaagttgacaaaaaataacaactttaaaatatcattaattgttgaagaataaaaaaacaaaatacattaatctaactaaaaagataaacattaaaatagaaaataaaaaaaaaacacattaatctaactgaaaagaacaaacattaaaataagaaagaaaaagaaacacattaatataactaaaaaaacaagcattaaaataggaaactcaatttaattctcagtggcatagaattgtaattaaatttgaaaactaaaagtatttttatatgtgtacttctgttttaataagatagttGATAATATACATGGCATATTAGAAAACCGATGAAGAAACCAAGTTGTCTTGGTCTAGTGGTAAAGGGGCTCCGGCTGGAGCTTCCGCCCTGGGTTCGATTCCACTTGGCCACCGGGActagcgttaaatcgcaagaatacgtgggtTGCCGTCGGCTTCAGGGGGATTAGTCTTGGGCCTAGAAAGCCTTTGGATCACTccctggttaatcaaaaaaaaaatattagaaaaccGATGAAGAAAAAAGAACACAGCTAATCTCTGAAATGAAAAGTAAcgataaaaatagaaacaaagttAATCTCTGAAATGAAAAGTAAcgataaaaacagaaacaaagtaTGAGACATGCTAAAAGAGTTAAAATTGGGATGTACCAATTATGGAAGTGGTTGCCgccatattattattattttaatgtgtGGTCCCTGAGAAAGTTAACTTGGCCATATGATCATCAAGCATACGTCTCATGTGCCTCAAGCGACGGGTCTGGCATTAACTATATTAGTTGTCGGAGTCGGATACAGTTTGAATGATGGATAGAACACCAGTTCCATATTAACTCTTTACATTAAATGCAACCAGTACTACTACTGATTCAGTAgatctcttttgtttttagttCCCACTATATCATTTGATTCTCCTCAGTCCTCAGTCTTAACCTTCCCTTTCCCCACCAGCAACCCACCACCTTAAACACTTCTCTGCTCATTTACGCTTTCAAAAACATCTCTGTGTTACAGTGAGAATGGATAATATAAAGTCATCCTCTAACGGAAACATGCAGACCGATAGGGAAGCAaggaaggaggagaagaaaaagatgaagaaagaaTCAGTGTCCCTGATGGGTTTGTTTAGCGCAGCAGATAAAGTTGATTACGTTTTGATGTTCCTAGGCACTTTCGGGACGTGTATTCATGGTGGTACGCTTCCACTCTTCTTCGTGTTCTTCGGGAAAATGCTAGATTCTCTTGGCAATCTCTCTACAGATTCTACAGCCATATCTTCTCGAGTTTCACAGGTTTCTCAGAAAATCGCTATCTGTGAAAGTTTATGTAGTCTCTTTCTTGATTATGGTTAGTAACAATTGGGTGATTTTCATTTCCAGAATGCTTTGTACTTGGTCTACTTAGGGTTGGTCAACTTGGTATCAGCCTGGATGGGTAGGTTTCTAGCTATATTATcgagtttttgttgtttttctcaTGTTTTAATTTGGAATGCTTGTATTTGCAGGAGTTGCTTGTTGGATGCAAACAGGGGAAAGACAAACAGCTAGATTGCGTATAAATTATCTCAAATCAATTTTAGCAAAAGACATTAGTTTCTTTGATACAGAAGCTAGagattcaaattttattttccacATCTCAAGTGACGCCATATTGGTTCAAGATGCAATTGGCGACAAGGTTGTCTCTCAAATATATTCCCGCCATTTGCGAAAGATATATGTCctgaaaatttgttttaaaaagattattttaCGTTGTtatacatttaattatttaatattagtaagtatttttttataaatataattgagTTTTTTGTTGGTTTACAATATTAGAGAtaagtaattatataaaatcatgtaattataatcaaattttGATGTATTTTTAATCTGTGTAAAAATACTAGGTGGTTAAATGCATCATGTGcgaaaataaaactttaaaataaaaatagaaatttgttaaattttaggTTTTTCGTTTAAccgattaaaaataaaataaaataaactaaaactaaaaataaaatttagatttttctattttgtttcagttaatattaaaattatcaaattataCTTTAATGATCTTAGTAAACCAGTCGCCAGTCACACAATTAGTGAAGTGTATCGTTttgaatttattaaaatcaataatttagatactcatttaaatatatacctATAATAGTTTATGAATCtaactataatttaaaatatttaaccaaacataaaattttagtttaatcaAAATTATCTTAATTTGTGTGTTAAAATACACGTAcaattaatttaacaaaatatattacaaaattactatttttatccTAAGTTAATTATGTAAAAATTCTTCTTTTTGCAATCCTATtactttttagtattttaattataatatgtattttgatttaaatttatggTATGTAATCAAACTTAACTATTATcttatcttaaattttttatcaaaataataagtTATTACTAAAATTGTATATGtaatagtataatattatttacgtCACATTTTTCGGTAAGCCATgtcatcttttatttattttaaaagaagaaaGTGATTATGAGACAAGCagttttcaaagaaaaattatttcTCAAATCTAGTGGTAAcaaaatttattgtttaaaaataaacgGAGTATGAATTAATTCTACTGCGGAAAATGTAACTGAtgaattgtttttgttttgttttgtatcaGACAGGCCATGTTCTGCGTTACCTATGTCAGTTCATCGCTGGGTTTGTGATCGGTTTTTTGTCGGTATGGCAACTTACGTTGCTCACGTTAGCAGTGGTTCCATTGATAGCCATCGCAGGAGGAGGGTATGCCATAGTAATGTCGACAATCTCTGAGAAGAGTGAAGCTGCTTATGCTGATGCAGGAAAAGTCGCAGAAGAGGTTAGTAACCAAGTCTGACACTGTTTCATAcgtgtgttcttttttttttttaacctggAGTATCCCGGGCGGAGGGAAGTGCAGCCCACGGATGAACCCTCTTTTCGGGTTTTTAAATGGGCTgaaagcatggcccatatccgCATGGCCATAAATCAGGGTAATCTGAATAGTAACGGATACGAATTCAGGTCCCTTAAAAATCCTGGAATGCTATGTACCACCCGACCACTGACTCGTGGTTTGTTTCATACGTGTGTTTCATTTATATACATGTGAAAACAGTTTCACAAAAAAGTCCCATTGtaagaatatattttcaatatgcTATTATAAAATGTAAACCCCAGCGCAAAACACATTTCCTTTGTGGTTGTGTTTATGATTTTAGTTAACAAATAAAGTTTGTTTAACATGCTAAAAAAACATTCAAAGAAAAACTGCTAAAAATTGTTGGTTCAATTATGGATCTAAAtctctttttatatttcattattaaCACTTGCATTATCAGGTTTTGTCACAAGTGAGAACTGTGTATGCATATGTGGGAGAAGAAAAAGCTGTAAATTCTTACTCAAGATCTCTCACGAAAGCTCTGAAACTTGGTAAAAGAAGTGGTCTTGCTAAAGGCTTAGGAGTTGGATTAACATATGGTCTCTTGTTTTGTGCTTGGGCTTTGCTTTTCTGGTATGCTAGTTTGCTTGTACGCCACGGCAAAACAAACGGTGCAAAAGCCTTCACAACGATCCTCAATGTCATTTACAGCGGATTGTAAGTCCAAAAAAATGTGAAACTTTTTACTTGAAATGTCATGacattaaatgatattaatcCATTTGTTGCAATTTTACAGCTCCTTAGGTCAAGCCGCACCTAGCTTATCAGCGATTGCTAAAGGCAGAGTTGCTGCTGAAAATATATTCAGAATGATAGGAAACAACAATCTTGAAAGTTCTGAAAGATTCAAAGATGGGACCATTTTGCAAAACGTAGCTGGGAGGATTGACTTTCATCAAGTTTATTTCGCTTATCCTTCCAGACCAAACATGGTTTTTGAGAATCTGAGTTTCAGTATAAGTTCAGGCAAGACATTTGCATTTGTCGGTCCAAGTGGTTCAGGGAAAAGCACAATCATATCAATGGTTCAACGCTTCTATGAACCCAAGTCCGGAGAGATTCTCCTGGATGGTAAAGACATCAAGAACTTGAAGCTGAAATGGTTGAGGGAGCAGATGGGTTTAGTGAGCCAAGAACCAGCATTATTCGCCACGACAATAGCCTCGAATATTCTTATCGGTAAAGAGGATGCACATATGGATCAGGTTATAGAAGctgctaaagcagccaacgcagaTAATTTCATTAAATCATTACCCGATGGTTACAATACTCAGGTAGTCTACTGAAACTTGCATAGTCATTATATGTTGATATGCGTTAAATCTAGAATGACACGTTAGTAGTAGTTAGCTGGAGAGCTCGCTGACCCAAAAGATATAGGTCGTCTTCGTGTTGACCCAGTAGACGGTCCGCGATTTTTAGTTTACACTTTTATTGGGTTAAGTCTTAATTGATAGGAACATAAGCAAAGTATTTTGATCTTTGTTATCCAATTAACagttattatgaaaatatttagaatattatttAGAAGATACAGATGTTGTTCAAATGTTTTTTGCCAAATGCTTTCATATGAAATTTTGGTAGAACacatgtatttaaaatatatatagtttcaaaaataatttaatatagttaaaattaattttaaatttcaaaaataagtaaaatttaaaaattaaataattatatattttagatagtaatatttcatatttaaaataaaattataagtttatattatataattatatataaataaataaatttatattatttaaaaatatgattataaaatataatattataaatatacataaattatattatttagaaataaacaGATTATATATCATAGATTGAATCTATgtgataattttatatataaatcatttatctatctatctatcaatcattttattaaatatatttataaaaatatattacttctGTAGCATATTAATACTGTTTTATTGTCAACTCTATCAATCAAGACTTTAGATCCGGAACCCATAGCATTTGCACTTTTGAACCGAatactataatatataaatagatagcatccatgataaaatatatagatcatttaataataataaaaaagaattattcGTACGAATGGGTGAATCATATTGAACATTTGTGTCTTTACTTCTTTTGGTTATCATATGTTTTCACATTGTCTTCTCGCATCCACTATAGCACATCTTTCATATATCCACTTCCTTGTTGGTCAATAGGTTGGAGAAGGAGGAACTCAGCTCTCAGGAGGACAGAAGCAGAGGATTGCAATTGCTCGAGCGGTTCTAAAAAGTCCAAAGATATTACTCTTAGATGAAGCAACAAGCGCACTTGATGCAGAATCAGAGAAGATTGTGCAGCAAGCACTCGACAATGTTATAGAGAAAAGAACAACAATCGTCATTGCACACAGATTATCAACCATCAGAAATGTTGACAAGATTCTTCTACTGAGAAATGGTCAAGTTATCGAAACCGGTAGCCACGCAGAACTGATGTCAAGAGGAGGAGATTACGCTAATCTCGTGAATTCCCAAGAGACAAATCCTCAATCCATTATGATGGAATCTTGTAAATCTCAATCTGGATCTTTAAGTTCAAGAAGGGTTGCTAGTTCAAGAAGGACTTCAAGCTTTAGGGATGATCAAGAAATGACGGATGAAAAAGATTCAAATCAAGAAATTTTAAGCTCGTCTTCTATGGTATGGGAACTTATAAAGCTAAATGCTCCAGAGTGGCCTCATGCATTACTTGGCTCAATTGGTGCAGTTCTTGCTGGAGCACAACCAGCATTATTCTCCATAGGGATTGCTTACGTGCTCAACGCGTTTTATTCACCTTTTCCAAGTGTGATTAAGCGTGAAGTCGAGAAGGTATCTATTGTCTTCGTTGGCGTTGGAGTTGTAACACCTCTCATATATCTCCTCCAACATTACTTCTATACACTTATGG
The Raphanus sativus cultivar WK10039 chromosome 1, ASM80110v3, whole genome shotgun sequence DNA segment above includes these coding regions:
- the LOC108841011 gene encoding ABC transporter B family member 14; protein product: MDNIKSSSNGNMQTDREARKEEKKKMKKESVSLMGLFSAADKVDYVLMFLGTFGTCIHGGTLPLFFVFFGKMLDSLGNLSTDSTAISSRVSQNALYLVYLGLVNLVSAWMGVACWMQTGERQTARLRINYLKSILAKDISFFDTEARDSNFIFHISSDAILVQDAIGDKTGHVLRYLCQFIAGFVIGFLSVWQLTLLTLAVVPLIAIAGGGYAIVMSTISEKSEAAYADAGKVAEEVLSQVRTVYAYVGEEKAVNSYSRSLTKALKLGKRSGLAKGLGVGLTYGLLFCAWALLFWYASLLVRHGKTNGAKAFTTILNVIYSGFSLGQAAPSLSAIAKGRVAAENIFRMIGNNNLESSERFKDGTILQNVAGRIDFHQVYFAYPSRPNMVFENLSFSISSGKTFAFVGPSGSGKSTIISMVQRFYEPKSGEILLDGKDIKNLKLKWLREQMGLVSQEPALFATTIASNILIGKEDAHMDQVIEAAKAANADNFIKSLPDGYNTQVGEGGTQLSGGQKQRIAIARAVLKSPKILLLDEATSALDAESEKIVQQALDNVIEKRTTIVIAHRLSTIRNVDKILLLRNGQVIETGSHAELMSRGGDYANLVNSQETNPQSIMMESCKSQSGSLSSRRVASSRRTSSFRDDQEMTDEKDSNQEILSSSSMVWELIKLNAPEWPHALLGSIGAVLAGAQPALFSIGIAYVLNAFYSPFPSVIKREVEKVSIVFVGVGVVTPLIYLLQHYFYTLMGERLTSRVRLSLFSAVLSNEIGWFDMEDNDTGSLTSILAADATLVRSALADRLSTIVQNFSLTFTALAVAFFYSWRVAAVVTACFPILIAASLTEQLFLKGFGGDYTRAYSKATSVAREAITNIRTVASFGAEKTISEQFACELSKPTKNAFLRGHISGFGYGLSQCLAFCSYALGLWYISVLIKRKETNFADSIKSFMVLLVTAYSVAETLALTPDIVKGTQALRSVFRVLHRETEIHPDQPNSISVTQIKGDIEFRNVGFAYPARLDIPIFQNLNLRVSAGKSLAVVGPSGSGKSTVIGLIMRFYDVNYGNVCIDGQDIKTLNLRSLRKKLALVQQEPALFSTTIYENIKYGNENASEAEIIEAAKAANAHEFISRMEEGYKTHVGEKGVQLSGGQKQRVAIARAVLKDPSVLLLDEATSALDTTSEKLVQEALDKLMKGRTTVVVAHRLSTIRNADTIAVLHKGRVVEKGSHRELVSKSDGFYKKLTSLQEVM